A DNA window from Primulina tabacum isolate GXHZ01 chromosome 12, ASM2559414v2, whole genome shotgun sequence contains the following coding sequences:
- the LOC142521286 gene encoding uncharacterized protein LOC142521286 has protein sequence MNSVSKDIFGGIVYSSDASTVWSDLKDQFDKINGSMIFSLHRELGRLTQGNNTISVYFCKLKQLWDEYSSLVTLPSCECAAARKYVEHDQQQRLLQFLMGLNDSYMHVRSQILMMVPLPTVGQAFSLLSEEESHRLLSSVEHPAAIFYSRQGRGDERRRDVLTCDHCGLNGHVKAHCFKLVGYPPRHRLYKPQQGKENFRHPN, from the coding sequence ATGAATTCGGTTTCAAAAGATATATTTGGAGGAATTGTGTATTCCAGCGATGCTTCTACGGTTTGGTCAGATTTAAAAGATCAATTCGATAAAATTAATGGCTCCATGATCTTTTCTCTTCACCGAGAGCTTGGAAGATTGACTCAAGGCAATAACACAATTTCGGTGTATTTTTGTAAATTGAAACAGCTGTGGGATGAGTATAGTTCTTTGGTGACTCTACCATCATGTGAATGTGCTGCGGCACGAAAGTACGTTGAGCATGATCAGCAGCAACGTTTATTGCAATTTTTGATGGGGCTTAATGATAGTTATATGCATGttcgaagtcaaattttgatgaTGGTGCCTCTGCCAACAGTTGGTCAGGCCTTTTCCTTGCTATCTGAAGAAGAATCTCATCGCTTGCTATCTTCAGTTGAGCACCCTGCTGCAATTTTCTACTCAAGACAGGGACGGGGTGATGAGCGAAGGAGAGATGTGCTGACGTGTGACCACTGTGGGTTGAATGGTCATGTTAAAGCCCACTGCTTCAAATTGGTAGGATATCCGCCAAGACACAGATTATATAAACCACAGCAAGGGAAAGAAAATTTTAGGCATCCTAATTGA